Proteins co-encoded in one Desulfitobacterium hafniense DCB-2 genomic window:
- a CDS encoding amino acid ABC transporter ATP-binding protein, with the protein MKMISALNIEKNFDKLEVLKGVSLEVFKGEVVAVIGPSGSGKSTFLRCLNRLEMIDGGSITIEGDELVSTTAEGKVAYAEESQARMICRRMGMVFQQFNLFPHLTVLENVIEAPLTVKGVKKDEIIPVAKELLGKVGLLDKLDCYPSRLSGGQKQRVAIARALAMNPDIMLFDEPTSALDPELTGEVLKAMRQLAEEHMTMIVVTHEMSFAREVANRVIFMDKGEIVEQGDPEAVFGDPKQQRTQAFLNHMSAK; encoded by the coding sequence ATGAAAATGATCAGTGCCTTAAATATTGAGAAGAACTTTGATAAGCTGGAAGTTCTCAAAGGAGTCTCCCTGGAAGTGTTCAAGGGAGAAGTAGTAGCTGTCATCGGCCCTTCCGGCTCAGGCAAAAGCACTTTTTTACGCTGCCTGAACCGGCTGGAAATGATTGACGGAGGAAGCATCACCATCGAAGGGGATGAATTGGTCTCCACCACGGCAGAAGGAAAAGTGGCTTATGCAGAAGAATCCCAAGCGCGCATGATCTGCCGCCGAATGGGCATGGTCTTTCAGCAGTTTAATCTGTTTCCTCATCTCACCGTTTTAGAAAATGTTATTGAAGCCCCCTTAACGGTTAAAGGGGTAAAAAAAGACGAGATCATCCCTGTAGCCAAGGAATTGCTTGGCAAGGTGGGCCTTCTCGATAAGCTGGATTGCTATCCGTCCAGGCTGTCCGGTGGGCAGAAACAACGGGTAGCCATCGCCCGCGCTTTGGCCATGAATCCTGATATTATGCTTTTTGATGAACCCACTTCAGCCCTTGATCCCGAATTGACCGGTGAAGTGCTGAAGGCTATGCGGCAGTTAGCTGAAGAGCATATGACTATGATTGTGGTGACCCATGAAATGAGCTTTGCCCGTGAAGTAGCCAATCGCGTTATCTTCATGGACAAGGGAGAGATCGTCGAACAAGGGGACCCGGAAGCCGTGTTTGGAGATCCTAAGCAGCAAAGGACTCAGGCTTTTCTCAATCACATGAGCGCCAAGTAG